The DNA sequence TGTATTCCCGGTCAtgtactcttattttgaagttctgTGTTCTGTTTGCCATGTTTGTAGTTCTGTGTAGTTCAATGTTTCATTGGTCCTCATGTTGATTGTTTCTCATGTGTATATATCCGGCAGTGTTCCAGTTGTCTTTTGTCAGTCGTTGTATGGGGATTTTCTTTGGAATCTGTGGAtactttgtttgttttatttgtttggattactttgttttatatgtaaataaaacCACTGCGTATGGATCCACTGCCTCTGTCCACATCCATCACAGAAGAAATGTAATGAGGATGAGATGGGATGTCTAAGAGGGAGTGCAGTGACCTCTGGTGGAGCATGAGACCACTACACCTGACAGATAAACAAAATCTATACAACTGGATTTAAACACAAGTTTATTTGTAACACACAATACAAACATTCAATGCTGTGAGATCACAGCACAAAAATACAAGTTGTACTCTTTTTATTTGTATCTACGGTAACCAATCATCTTTCTTGTATTTCACTtgtcaaatatacatttatatacacaTGAGGAGAATgtaataatgtttatataagCTAGagtttgttttaatgtcctcacTGTGATGCATTTTGTGTCTCTAAAAATACACTATACAAATCTATCACACAGAATTTaattctgtttttaaaaaaaagtaggATTGATATATGAATCTGTTATTTTACAAGCAATAAAGAAATCTGCTCAGTGTCtatgttttaatataattttcatCTTATTTCAAGTAATGATGTCAGGAATTAATCTTCTAATgcaaatatattaacattttatataatctaaatgtatataaactTTACACACAAAATACATCTCATACAGATTCACATTTACCTTACATCAGCTCCATGTGTAAGAGGAAATGTGGGAGGAGCTATGACATCACAGGTGAATGTGAACCAGAGCTTTCAGTGAAAATGAAACTAAACTGACGATCAACAATCTGCAAGATTTTAAACTCTTCATCTCTTGAAGAAAGAAAATATTTGAGACTTTTAAAGCTGTACATGAAAACATCTGATACTCATTCGCAGGTAACATGATTGAAATATATGAGAAATTTCTCTGAACAAGTTTCTAATGTTAGTGTTCTGGTTCAGTAGAGTTTATGTCTAACTAGAAACACATTAGACAAAGTCTGGTTAATACATGAGTTAAATTGAAtctacatttaaatgtttagaGACTGTTAATAACTGTAGActatgttatttattatattataagtCAAAGTTTAGTGTTTTTATTGTGTCACACGACTTAATGACTTAACACTTAAGAAACAGGAAGTACAGTTTTTTAACTTTTActattaacttttttttaacaattgacagtaatataaatattacagCAGTGTATCCAAATATAATAtgctgggggggggggggcaatatattatataaaaatctgaaaataattACATGCCTTAAGAATCTGACAAGCTTTCTGATTTTTTGAGGGTAATATTAAACCAGCATAGTGTATAATTTCTTCTTTAAAAGCTGTAAAGCATGGTTTTCAGCCAGAGAATTTACATCTACGTATATGGAATTTTGCCATTAAGATAATAAAATTAGTCATGTATGTGTGAATTTGTTTGCCCTTCTGACTTACAAATAGACCTAATAATACATGTTtccaaagtaaaaaaatatattttcaacaatGAAGTCAAGCATATATTGCCAGAAAACTGGAACTACATTACAATACCTAAACAAATGAATGTCCGTCTCTTCAGAAGAATAGCAAAGGCTACAATTGACATCTATATCCCTCTTAAATCTGACATTTAAGAAAACATTTAACAGGGTATATTCTATGAATAAGTTTAAATGTCACCCCTTTAATCTTGTTTGTGACAAAATAATGATTAGGCAAAAGTCAGACGTTTTTCCAATTAACATCATAACAAGAAGTACAGTTCGTAAACTCTAGACATAATAAAAAACAGCAGATGAAAATCATATTGAACAAGAAGAATGATGATTTTATAACAAGACATCAGACATGTAGACATTtaaatttgtctttaaaaatggCAGTTTAAATggattgtgtttttaatttgttttttaatgacatttttttacaggtcattaaactaaacatatttAACACAGGTGATAAAGTGGGTGACAGATGTGATTTGTGTTGTGATTGTTTCctgaaaatctttaaaaaaccGACCAATGGCAGAATCTTCAGCAACATCACCAAAACCAAGACAGACAAGAAGAAAGAGTATGGATGGACCTTCATGTAAGGGAACGatacaatttaataaataataattttaatatctAAAATGCATATGTATgtgtaataaaatgttttactcagTAATGTACAACCTGTCagttaaagaaaaatataatttctctcTGTGTTTTTCATCTCTGTCATCCTCCAGTGTTTCTCTGTCTGAAGAGCTTCAGTGTTGTGTGTGTCTGGATGTGTTCAGTGATCCAGTCAGCACTCCATGTGGACACAACTTCTGCAGGATCTGTCTGAAACAGTACTGGGACAACAGTCAGATCTACAGCTGTCCATACTGTAAAGAAACATTCAGTAAAAGACCAGAGCTCAACATCAACACAGCACTTAGAGAGGTCACGCTGATCTTTAAAGAAAAGTTCAGTTTGAGAAGATCTGAAGTCTTCTGTGACATCTGTGATGAAAGAAAACTGAAAGCCCTGAAGTCCTGCCTGATGTGTCAGATGTCTTACTGTGAAACTCACCTGGAGCCTCACCAGAGAGTCCTGAACTTAAAGAAACACAAACTGCTGGATCCTGTGGAGAATATAAAGGACTATATATGTGAGAAACATGAGAGACCTCTGGAGCTCTTCTGTAGAGATGATCagacatgtgtttgtgtgttttgtactGATGGAGATCACAAGAATCACAACACTGTTCCTCTAGAGGAGGAGAGTAAAGAGAAGAAGGTACGAGTTCATAACAACATTAATACATGCTTTATTCATCTGTTATACATATTCAAACAACATGATCTTTTGTCAGAAGATGATCAAATGTGTCTGTCTATAGACTCAACTGATGaagacaaagacagacattcAGCAGATGATCCAGAAGAGAATCAAGAAGATTCAAGACATCAAACAATCAGCAGAACTCAGAAAAGTGAGTTGAAGATGTGAAATATTTGATGGATGATAATGTTTTGATTTGTCTTATAAATAAAGGTGATGAATTGAAAAGAAAAACTGATTTCTCAGAGAAGCAGAGAGCAGGAGAAAGCAGCGAGTGTTGAGGTCTTCAGTGATCTGATCAGATCCATTGAGAGATGTCAGACTGAGCTGCTGGAGATGATGGAGGAGGAACAGAAAGCAGAAGAGAAACAGGATGAAGATCTCATTAAAGATCTGGAGCAGGAGATCACTGAGCTGAAGATGAGAGACAGTGAGCTGGAGAAGATCACACACAGTGAAGATCATCTTCATCTCATACAGGtcaatgtctctctctctctctctctctctctctctctctctttctcggtgcatgctgggagtttGGGGAAGGTGAGCGTCTCACGGGTGAGAGGAGCGTGTTTTCTGGGGGTAGTTTCTCTACTTtccgtttatttatttatttattttttgagttAATGTATATAGGTTTAATTAAATTCTTTTAGAGTTTTGGGAAGAACAATCGCTAGGTGATTTTTTTGATCTCGTGGCGGAGGGCTGAGATGGAAGTTTCCTCTCTGTCGCTCCGCCATGGAGTCAGTTGCGTACCTGATACCGGAGCGACGGTCGAAGACGTGCTATTAGCGATTGGAGAACAGATAGGATTTGGAAATATTGTGTCCGCATCAAGAATGAACAAAGCCGTGGTGGTTTTTCTAATGCAGGGGTGGGGAACCTTTTTCCTATCAAGGGCCATTTAGATTTTTGTAACATACTTTAAGGGCCATACTAAATTATAGAACACATTTTTCACTAACCTCTCTAATGTGATGGTTGGAACTGCTTTTCTTTGGCTAGGCGTTTGATGTCAGATGGCAGTGATGATGATGCTACTCGCAGCTGGTTTTCCAAGTGTGGGTCAGTCAGTCTGGAGCGGAATCGAGTTTTTGCAAGAGTCAGTTTTGAAAAGAACTGCTCACAGCAGTAGGTTGTCCCAAAGAGAGATGCAAACTTCAGCGCATGTTTCCTCAGAATGGGAAAATCCTCAGAACGTACATAAAGTTTATAAAAGTCAAGCAAAGGAAGGTTGTTGTACTTAGCTTTGAGTTCATCATTGCTTTGCAGCTCAATTATTTCGTGTTGTAGGTGTCAGGTACATTAGATGGCTCCACATTAAATGGCGTAGAAAATATCTTCAGTTCTTTGTGTTTACTTTTTACGTCCTGAAACCTCTCGCCAAACGCCTGAAGCAGTTTTGCACACTCACCAGCATATTCAGCTGTCATTGCAGGTTTTTGTTCTTGAAGAGTAGGAAAATGCACAGTGTTTCCCTTTTCCAGTTGCATTTGCCACAGCTTTAATTTTGCTTCAAATGATTTTACGTTCGAAAGCAGAGAGCTGAGAAGCTGGTTTGGACCTTGGAGCTTGACGTTCAGCTCTGAAAGATAAGTGGTTATGTCAACCATGAAAGCCAAATCACACAGCCACTTGCTGTCACTCAGTTCCACAACAGGTTTTCCCTTATTTTCCATGAATTGTTTTACTTCTTCCCTCAGTTTGTAAAACCGATTGAGCATATCAGAGCGACTCAGCCATCGTACCTCACAATGGTAAATCAGATCTCCATACTCGGACTCAAGATCACTCAGTAACTCTTTGAACTGGCGGCAGTTTAGTCCTCTGCTTTTGATGAAATTTACTGTGGAAACAACAGTTGTCATGACACTGTTGAGCTTCAGGGAATGTGCACACAGACTTTCTTGATGTATGATACAGTGGCATACAACTAAATCACTTGGATCGAGACCGAGACGACTCATTTCTTTTTTGACAAACGCAGTTAATCCCTTTTGCTGGCCAAGCATAGCCGGAGCTCCATCTGTGGCGAGGCCACTTAACTTTTCAAACGGTAGTTCAAATTTGTTCATCGCCAAAATAACTTGCTCAAACAAATCCTCACCTTTGGTAGTGCCGTGCATGGCTTGCAAAGACAGCAATTCCTTGCGTGTGTCAAACTCCGCCGTAATCCCACGCACAAAAATTGCTAGTTGGGCGGTATTTGTTATGTCTGTTGTTTCATCACATGCCAGAGAGAAAAATTGGAATTTTGCCAAGGTGTCCTTCAGTGTTGCTTCAATGTCTTGCGCAATATCGGTAATTCGATCTGCGACGGTTCTTCGAGATAAGCTGACATTTTGGAATAGTTTTACTTTCTCTGGTGCAAGCAACTCCGCAGCGGCAACAAGACACTCTTTCACAAACTCTCCTTCTGAATGAGGTTTCAGTTTCTTAGCTATAAGCTCGCTTACCACAAAACTCGCATGAATAATATTGTCTCTGTCAGATTGCGGTCTTGTAAAAGCAGCTTGTTGACCACACAAATTCTGCCGAAGAGTGTTAAGTTTATCCAAGCGCAGTTGTCCTTGCAACTCACTCAATTTCGGGTGTTTCGAGCTGTAATGGCGCTCGAGATTAGACTTTTTCATCACTGCAAGCGCATCCCCACAAACTAGGCAGACTGGCTTGCCTTTCACTTCAACAAAGAAATAATCCTTTGTCCATTTTTCCTGAAATGCGCGACATTCGGCATccacttttctttttttgacaCTCGCCATGATGCATATATCAGCAATGACAACGTTCCCGCTGCGTTGCGTTCACCCGGATTCTGACCGCTGACCCGGACATGCACACCTGTCCCTAATatgttattttataatttttttaataatgattattttatattattttccatCACAGATAAAGTAATTGCTGtctatagtttttttttctatttccatttttttttattccccCCATTTTTTTCATTGCCCCACGATTGACTTGTGGGCCGGATAAAACAGTCTCGCGGGCCGCATACGGCCCGGAGGCCGGACGTTCCCCACCCCTGTTATGGATCAAACTTTCGTGAGTAAACTTGTTGTGAGCGGCGTTTGGGTAAGTGGAGCTTTTGTTATTGTTTCACCTTTAGTATCGCAGTCGATAAGAGTGAACATTTCAAATTGTCCACCGTATATACCCAAtatatacattaaaaatgaacTACAGAGGTTCGGGAAAATCGTAAGTGGAATCACCTTAATTCCACTCGGATGTAAAAATGAGGCATTGAAACATGTGTTGTCTTTTAGGCGACAAGTGTTTATGGTTTTAGAATCGCCGACGCTCGATATTTCGTTTCGGGTAAAACACGAAAACAAATCATACATGATTTATGCAAGCACCAATcatttgaaatgttttgaaTGTGGTAATATTGGCCATAAAAAGCTGCAATGCCCacttaaaacaaaaacagcagCAAATGAAGTTGAACAGGTGGTTGCCGAAAGTGAAGTGGACAAGGAAGATAAAAGTAAAGAGACAGATTCAGACAATGAAAGTGACGTGGAGCTTGGTGCAAACAATAAATCGAATAATCAGGAACAAAGTGATCCTACTGAAGATTTAAAACAGAAGGGATTGAGTGAAATGGAAAGGGAACAAAATCGTGATGGAGAGAATAAAAAGAGGAACAGCGAAGAGGCAGGAACTAGTGAAGTGAAGAAATGTCATTTTGAGGGTTCTGAGGAAGCTGATGCTGAGGTAGATATTGATGAAAACCAAGTCGATAATATATCTCTCTCTCAAATTTCTGAAAGTACAGATATGACTGAGGCTGATGATGATTGTCTTTCTGAAATGTCAGACATTCCCTCTAATTATGATGAGGAACAGCTATATACGGTAAAAGAGATTAATGATTTCCTTGATGTAACCTTTGGGAGAAAAGTTGAAGTTAAGGAATTTTTTCCTGATGTTAAAAAGTTTTTGGCTTCTGTGATTAAGATACAAAGGACTGTTAGTTATGAGGAGTTAAGTAGAAGAAAAAGATTTCGATTGAAAAAAATGGTTACAAATCTGAGGAAAGAAGAAATGTGTGAGAAACCTATATAGATTAATGAAGGAACCACGAGGGGTGAACTATCTGTCTCTTTTTGTCTTATCTTTCCTTTCTCTTTCCTTTCTGTCCTTTTTCTTCATGGAGAGCTTTATAATAGGATCCATTAACATCAATGGGGGAAGAGATGGCAGGAAAAGAGCAAGTCTAAATgaatacatacaaaataaaaaaattgatgtAACATTTGTACAAGAAACACATAGTGATATGAAAAATGAAATAGAATGGAGAATGGGGTGGAGAAGTGATTTATTTATGAGTCATGGTACAAATGTTAGTGGAGGAGTtgccattttattttcaaagtcAAATAATATAACTGATGTGTCTGTTAATGAAATAGAAAAAGGAAGGACTTTAGCTCTAAAAGCAACTATAATCGGTtttgtgtttctttttattaatatgtaTGCACCAAATACTGGACCAGAGAGGatacaaatttttaaaaagttaaatgagtttttaaaacaaaattgtgaTGGAGATGTTTGGTTGGTTGTAGGGGGGGATTGGAATTGTACAGATAATTTCATTTAAGATAGAAATGGAGAGGAACCCCATCCCTCATCTGCAaggtttttaaataatgttattaataCTTCTAATTTAGTTGATGTATGGAGACTACAACACCCTACAGTTAAACAGTACACATGGGTAAAGTGTTCTCATGATCATATTAGTTCTGCAAGGTTAGACAGATTTTATATTAATAAGATCAAAAGTAATAGAATTTTAAAATCTACAATTTGTCCAAATGGGTTCTCTGATCATCATTTATGTATAATTGAAATGAATGTAAAGAAGTCACAAAGTCACAGTTATTATTGGCATTTTAATGTGAATTTGCTACAGGATGTGCTTTTTGTGAAAAATTATTTTGGATTGagtggaaaaaacaaaaaaataattatgagGATATTGTTCAGTGGTGGGATATAGGAAAAGCACAAATTAGAATTTTCtgtcaaaattataaatataatacaaaaagtaagataaaaaaaaactgtgtttgaATTGGAGAAAGAGATCAAACTAATTGAACGAGAGGTAAGGGTTGGAGATGATGTAACAGTTGGGAAGCTGGAAGAAAGCTTTAGCCTCGTTGTTTCTTGAGAAAGCAAAAAGAGCGTTAATTAGAGCTCgttatacttttttaaagatatGGATGCACCAAGTTCATTCTTCTTTAATCTAGAGCagaaacaaaaggaaaaaaagatgATGCTGCATTTGAAGGCTGTAAATGGAAATGTGATTTCAAATCCCaatgaaatgagaaaaattgCTTTGGACTTTTATATGGACTTATTTGGAGAAGGACATTGTGATGTTGAATGTATGGAGGAGATACATAAAGACTTAGTGAGACTGTCTAATGAACAGAGTAAACAGCTCGACTCTGGTCTCCAACCAAATGAACTGTCTGAAGCTGTTAAAAGTCTTTCAATGGGAAAAGCACCTGGTCTAGATGGACTCCCATATGAATTTTATAAACAATTCTGGACATTATTGAAAGAAGATTTTTATGAAGTGTTTAAGTATTGTTATCAAAAGAAGGAATTACCAACTAGTTGTAAAAGAGCTGTTTTATCCTTATTACCAAAAAAGGTGATCTGGGTATGTTGAAAAATTGGAGGCCCGTAGCGGTTTTATGCACAGACTATAAAATTATGGCAAAGTGTCTTTCTAATAGACTAACACCAGTATTAGAAAGTATTGTCAATGAATATCAAACATATTGTATCCCTAACAGAACAATAATGGACAATCTGTTCCTGATAAGAGATATAATTGACATTGCAAATTTGAATGGTGAAAATGGTGGCATTTTTGCGATTGACCTGGAAAAAGCGTTTGATTGGCCATCTTTATCTATTTAAAACGCTTGAAGCTTTTGGGTTTGGTCAAAATTTTATTTCATGGATACAAATGTTGTACAAGGATGCTTCTGCAATGCTGAAAGTGGGGGGTGGTCTTAGTCGGCCTATTCCAATGTTGAGAGGAATTATACAGGGATGCCCTTTATCAGGGATGTTGTATACTTTGGCCATTGAACCCTTACTTTGTAatttaaagaaacactacaGGGTTTCCTTGTTGAAAGACCTATTAAGTTTGTTGCATATGCTGACGATGTAACAATTTTTATTAAGGATGAGAGagatgtgtctgttttaaaagaATCTCTAAAGATATATGGAAATGCATCTACTGCAAGAGTTAAGACTTTCAGGATGCAGGCAGCACAAAAGTTAATGTACTCAAATAATTGCTGGACTGACACTGCAAAAACTCTGTTAcacaaagtggatatttttaaatatgatttACAGTTGTTTTTAATCAAATTGACAGAAATGTACTTGAGAGATACATCTACTTTTTATAGAACAATGTTGAGAACATGGACTTCAATTTTTCAAGTGAACAGAGAGTTGTCCCAGTCTGAGTCCTGGATTAATCAAGAGCCtctttttaataatcttttaatTCAAGCAAAGGTGCTGAACTCCAAAAGTCTCCAGAATGCAATGGCAAGAGCTGGATGTACAAGAATAATGGACTTAAAAAATCATGATGAATGGAAAAGCCCAGAAGAAATGGGTAATCTGACTGGGATTAAGTCCGTCAGATTTATGAAACATGTAATGGATGAGATTTTGACTTTTCTTCCATCTGCTTATCGTCAAAAATCAAGAGAAGAGCACCTGGCTGAAGCAGAGATGGGCATAGAAGAGGACTGTTTTCTAGAACTTGATGTTTCACCTTTGGTGGATGAAGAACCTCATGAGAATTCTATTCTCACTTTTAAAACTCCAGAATTACACAGCTTTAAAGAAATTTCAAAGAAAGCGTTGTATGTGACGTGTGTCAAAGTCACTTACCAATTTGTTTTGAAGAACTGTAAAGAAACAAAATGGTCAGACGTGTTGGGGCAAAACTCTTCTCCTAGAAGGTGCTGGAGGTCTTTATATAAAACCCCTATTGAAAAACGAACTGCTGACTTACAGTGGAGAATAATACATTGGGCGATAGCGACAAATAGACATGTTGCACACATGGATCCCACTGTTGAAAATAAATGTCCATTTTGTAATTCAGATTAATCAATTTatcatctttttttattttgttttagatTAAGAGGTGTTTTTCAGATATTAAAAAATTGGCTTGAACAACTAGGTGAAGAGTTCACTGagaatatatacatttatggaCCAAATTGTAAGGCTTCAGAAAAGAGAAGAATTGGTCTAATTAAATTTTTAATAGCAGAAACCAAAATGGCCATATGGGTAACGAGGAAATAAAAAGATAAATGAAGAAGCTTTGGTGGATCCAGAGAGAATGTTGTGTGGCTTTGTGACTTCTAGGATCAAAGCagaatttgtttattttaaattgacTAATAATCTGGATTGGTTTAAGGAATTATGGTGTTTAAGTGAAGTGTTGTGTATTTTAGATCATGAGGATAacctaattttacatttttaattggtGCTTAATGTGACTACTGGATATTAtctattttataatatttgtaaTTGTCTGTTgttgttaatttatttttatgtttttgtgtgggttAAAATTCTTATGTGATATGTAAAAtaaggaaaaaaaataaaggaaaGAATCCTTTTTTTCCCTTGGTCATAAATAAAGTGAttaaaactctctctctctctctctctctctctctctctctctctctctctctctctctctcccttatACTGGTATGTAtttctcatctctctctctctgctgttGTAGATTGACCCATCATCACTGTACAGAGCTCCAGACATGAAGAACTGGTCTGAGATCAGTATGAAGACTCATGTGAGTGTGGAGACTCTGAGGAGAGCTCTGACTCAACTACAGGAGACTCTCAATGAGAAACTCACTCAGACTGGTGGGTCAATATTAGTTACAAataattatttgtgttgttAAGTGTCTGCCATCAAACACATGGGTGTTTCTTCAATAACATTAACTTTGTTTTCTCAGGTGTTTTTATTGAAGGGTTttattgttttgcttttttctaGACACCAGCTTCAATTCTATGAAagttcatttaattttaattttttttttatttttacttttagaaTTTAAAAGtctattttatgaaaataatgcTTTAATGCATAGAGGGACATTGTTAGGAAAATGAGTTATGAATAAAAGTCAAGAAACTTTTTCTCTCAATTAATTCTCGACATTATGCTTTGTAGAAATGTTTcagaaaaattaagaaaaaaagagtatttaaaaaaatgcatatacagagagagaaagtgttTTAAGTTCATGTATAAAAGTGATGATAGTTGAAGGAAAAACCTAAATATTATCCGCTATAGAAATATAGTTACTGATTCTTGATATCTGTCAGTGTTTTTAAGTTTCTTCTCTAAACTCTTACTGATGTTTTACTGTGATTTGTCTTGACAGTGTGGATGAAGATGCAGCAGTATGCAGGTACAATGTGTGATCTACACTCTTCTCTCACATTCACTTAcaataaaactttacatacacaAACTCATCTCTACTATTAAACACATCAACATCTTTATTGTCATTCATATTCTCTCATCTCTCTCTCAGTGGATGTGACTCTGGATCCTGATACAGCAAATCCTAAACTCATCCTGTCTGAAGATAGAAAACAAGTGAGACTTGGAGACATTTGGCATGAACTCCCAGCTAATCCAGAGAGATTTGAGAAGTGTGTCAGTGTCCTGGGAAAAAAGGGATTCACCTCAGGGAGATTTTATTTTGAGGTTCAGGTGAAGGACAAAACTGACTGGGATTTCGGAGTGGCCAGAGAATCTATTAACAGAAAGGGAAAGATCCTGCTGTCTCCTCAGAATGGATTCTGGAATGTGTGGCTGAGGAATGAGAATGAATATTCGGCCTGTGATGATCCTGTTGTCTCTCTGTGTCTGAAAGTGAAACCACAGAAGGTCGGGGTGTTTGTGGATTATGAGGAGggtttggtttgtttttatGATGTAGAGTCCAGGTCTCATATCTACTCTTATACTGCTCAAACTTTCACTGAGAAACTCTTTCCTTACTTCAGTCCATGTGTTAATGATAAAGGTAAAAATTCAGCTCCTCTGATCATCTCACCTGTTCATTACAACAAATAAATTCACGTCCAAAATACCAAATTAAACTAAAGCTTTATAGAAATATGAATAATAAATAGTAATTATCTTTACACatctgtaataataattaataacacATTCTTTTGTAATGTGCAGAATCAGAATAAAGagttaaaaatgacataaaaagtCATTTAGTTTGGTAAATTTGTTAGGTGCAATTGTGGTtcttttatttaagttaactatTAACTTTTATGGCACATTAATATTAACTTACAATTACAATTATGAAATTGGACAAATTATTTTCCAATGAAATGTTCTGTACCAAAACT is a window from the Misgurnus anguillicaudatus chromosome 21, ASM2758022v2, whole genome shotgun sequence genome containing:
- the LOC129419758 gene encoding E3 ubiquitin-protein ligase TRIM39, giving the protein MCNKMFYSVMYNLSVKEKYNFSLCFSSLSSSSVSLSEELQCCVCLDVFSDPVSTPCGHNFCRICLKQYWDNSQIYSCPYCKETFSKRPELNINTALREVTLIFKEKFSLRRSEVFCDICDERKLKALKSCLMCQMSYCETHLEPHQRVLNLKKHKLLDPVENIKDYICEKHERPLELFCRDDQTCVCVFCTDGDHKNHNTVPLEEESKEKKTQLMKTKTDIQQMIQKRIKKIQDIKQSAELRKRSREQEKAASVEVFSDLIRSIERCQTELLEMMEEEQKAEEKQDEDLIKDLEQEITELKMRDSELEKITHSEDHLHLIQIDPSSLYRAPDMKNWSEISMKTHVSVETLRRALTQLQETLNEKLTQTGGSILVTNNYLCLWMKMQQYAVDVTLDPDTANPKLILSEDRKQVRLGDIWHELPANPERFEKCVSVLGKKGFTSGRFYFEVQVKDKTDWDFGVARESINRKGKILLSPQNGFWNVWLRNENEYSACDDPVVSLCLKVKPQKVGVFVDYEEGLVCFYDVESRSHIYSYTAQTFTEKLFPYFSPCVNDKGKNSAPLIISPVHYNK